A region of Toxorhynchites rutilus septentrionalis strain SRP chromosome 1, ASM2978413v1, whole genome shotgun sequence DNA encodes the following proteins:
- the LOC129763467 gene encoding diphosphomevalonate decarboxylase has product MITVTCIAPVNIAVIKYWGKRDEDLILPLNDSVSATLSTDHLCTKTTISTCASFTENRIVLNGKTESFENPRLLRCLQEIKKRVASSESGKKDILNWKVHVQTENNFPTAAGLASSASGYACLVYTLAHLYGIEKDEISSIARQGSGSACRSLYGGFVQWRKGDLLDGSDSIAVQLTAHDIWPEMRIVILVVNDTRKKTSSTSGMSTSVKTSKLLKYRTESCVPKHTRVLVTALNNKDFQTFGRITMQDSNQFHAVCLDTYPPCVYMNDVSHEIVNMVHQFNDLKNEIRVAYTFDAGPNACLYLLEKDVPELLAVVNRVFPNDKLGSPEYIKGISVDVNDLPEASESFSPNQNNLIKYIINTKVGEGPKRVI; this is encoded by the exons ATGATCACTGTGACATGTATTGCACCCGTTAACATAGCAGTTATTAAATATT GGGGAAAGCGTGACGAGGATTTGATTTTACCACTGAATGACTCGGTTAGTGCTACGTTATCCACGGACCAT CTGTGTACCAAAACAACAATTAGCACGTGTGCGAGCTTCACAGAGAACAGAATAGTTCTTAACGGAAAGACAGAATCGTTCGAAAATCCTCGTTTGTTACGATGCCTTCAAGAAA TCAAGAAACGGGTCGCATCTTCGGAAAGCGGCAAGAAGGATATTTTAAACTGGAAAGTTCATGTACAGACGGAAAATAATTTTCCCACTGCCGCTGGGCTTGCCTCAAGTGCCTCAGGTTACGCTTGTTTAG TGTACACATTAGCTCATTTATATGGTATCGAAAAGGACGAAATATCATCTATCGCTCGCCAGGGCAGTGGATCGGCGTGTCGGAGTTTGTACGGTGGATTCGTCCAGTGGCGCAAAGGAGACCTGCTGGATGGCAGCGATTCCATTGCCGTTCAGTTGACGGCCCATGATATTTGGCCAGAGATGCGAATCGTTATCTTGGTGGTGAATGACACCCGCAAGAAGACCAGCTCGACGAGTGGAATGTCTACCAGCGTGAAAACTTCCAAACTGCTCAAATATCGGACAGAATCCTGTGTTCCAAAACATACAAGAGTATTGGTGACG GCACTCAACAACAAAGACTTTCAAACGTTCGGACGAATTACGATGCAAGATAGTAACCAATTCCATGCCGTTTGCTTGGACACTTACCCACCGTGCGTTTACATGAATGATGTTTCACATGAAATTGTTAATATGGTGCATCAGTTTAACGATCTGAAGAACGAGATTCGGGTGGCTTACACATTCGATGCTGGTCCGAATGCCTGTCTCTATCTGTTGGAAAAGGATGTTCCGGAACTGCTGGCGGTGGTAAATCGAGTCTTTCCTAACGACAAACTGGGAAGTCCAGAGTATATTAAAGGAATATCAGTTGACGTGAACGATCTGCCTGAAGCTAGTGAATCGTTCAGTCCAAACCAAAATAACCTCATTAAATATATAATCAACACAAAGGTGGGCGAAGGTCCCAAacgtgtaatttga